A genomic region of Prionailurus viverrinus isolate Anna chromosome D4, UM_Priviv_1.0, whole genome shotgun sequence contains the following coding sequences:
- the OLFM1 gene encoding noelin isoform X1, whose protein sequence is MSVPLLKIGVVLSTMAMITNWMSQTLPSLVGLNTTKLSAASGGTLDRSTGVLPTNPEESWQVYSSAQDSEGRCICTVVAPQQTMCSRDARTKQLRQLLEKVQNMSQSIEVLDRRTQRDLQYVEKMENQMKGLESKFRQVEESHRQHLARQFKAIKAKMDELRPLIPVLEEYKADAKLVLQFKEEVQNLTSVLNELQEEIGAYDYDELQSRVSNLEERLRACMQKLACGKLTGISDPVTIKTSGSRFGSWMTDPLAPEGDNRVWYMDGYHNNRFVREYKSMADFMTTDNFTSHRLPHPWSGTGQVVYNGSIYFNKFQSHIVIRFDLKTEAILKTRSLDYAGYNNMYHYAWGGHSDIDLMVDENGLWAVYATNQNAGNIVISKLDPVSLQVLQTWNTSYPKRSAGEAFIICGTLYVTNGYSGGTKVHYAYQTNASTYEYIDIPFQNKYSHISMLDYNPKDRALYAWNNGHQILYNVTLFHVIRSDEL, encoded by the exons ATGTCGGTGCCGCTGCTCAAGATCGGGGTTGTGCTGAGCACCATGGCCATGATCACCAACTGGATGTCCCAGACGCTGCCCTCGCTGGTGGGCCTCAACACCACCAAGCTCTCGGCGGCCAGCGGCGGGACGCTCGACCGCAGCACCGGC gtGTTGCCCACCAACCCCGAGGAGAGCTGGCAGGTTTATAGTTCTGCCCAAGACAGCGAGGGCAGGTGTATCTGCACAGTGGTCGCCCCCCAGCAGACCATGTGTTCACGGGACGCCCGCACGAAACAGCTCAGGCAGCTGCTGGAGAAG GTGCAGAACATGTCTCAGTCCATAGAGGTCCTGGACAGGCGGACTCAGAGAGACTTACAGTACGTGGAAAAGATGGAGAACCAGATGAAGGGGCTGGAGTCCAAGTTCAGACAGGTGGAGGAGAGCCACAGGCAGCACCTGGCCAGGCAGTTCAAG GCGATAAAAGCGAAAATGGATGAACTTAGGCCTTTGATACCTGTGTTGGAGGAGTACAAGGCCGATGCCAAATTGGTATTGCAGTTTAAAGAGGAGGTCCAGAACCTGACGTCAGTGCTTAACGAGCTGCAAGAGGAGATTGGCGCCTATGACTACGATGAACTGCAGAGCAGAGTGTCCAATCTTGAAGAAAGGCTCCGTGCATGCATGCAAAAACTAG CTTGTGGCAAGCTGACGGGCATCAGTGACCCCGTGACCATCAAGACCTCTGGCTCGAGGTTCGGGTCCTGGATGACAGACCCTCTGGCCCCAGAAGGGGATAACAGG GTTTGGTACATGGACGGCTACCACAACAACCGCTTCGTCCGCGAGTACAAGTCCATGGCCGACTTCATGACCACGGACAATTTCACGTCGCACCGCCTCCCGCACCCCTGGTCCGGCACGGGGCAGGTGGTCTACAATGGCTCCATCTACTTCAACAAGTTCCAAAGCCACATCGTCATCAGGTTCGACCTGAAGACGGAGGCCATCCTCAAGACGCGCAGCCTGGACTACGCCGGGTACAACAACATGTACCACTACGCCTGGGGCGGCCACTCGGACATCGACCTCATGGTGGACGAGAACGGGCTGTGGGCCGTCTACGCCACCAACCAGAACGCCGGCAACATCGTGATCAGCAAGCTGGACCCCGTGTCCCTGCAGGTGCTACAGACCTGGAACACGAGCTACCCCAAGCGCAGCGCCGGCGAGGCCTTCATCATCTGCGGGACCCTCTACGTCACCAACGGCTACTCGGGGGGCACCAAGGTCCACTACGCGTACCAGACCAACGCCTCCACCTACGAGTACATCGACATCCCCTTCCAGAACAAGTACTCCCACATCTCCATGTTGGATTACAACCCCAAGGACCGCGCCCTGTACGCCTGGAACAACGGCCACCAGATCCTCTACAACGTCACCCTGTTCCACGTCATCCGGTCCGATGAGTTGTAG
- the OLFM1 gene encoding noelin isoform X2, protein MPGRRRWQPDMQPARKLLSLLFLVLMGTELTQVLPTNPEESWQVYSSAQDSEGRCICTVVAPQQTMCSRDARTKQLRQLLEKVQNMSQSIEVLDRRTQRDLQYVEKMENQMKGLESKFRQVEESHRQHLARQFKAIKAKMDELRPLIPVLEEYKADAKLVLQFKEEVQNLTSVLNELQEEIGAYDYDELQSRVSNLEERLRACMQKLACGKLTGISDPVTIKTSGSRFGSWMTDPLAPEGDNRVWYMDGYHNNRFVREYKSMADFMTTDNFTSHRLPHPWSGTGQVVYNGSIYFNKFQSHIVIRFDLKTEAILKTRSLDYAGYNNMYHYAWGGHSDIDLMVDENGLWAVYATNQNAGNIVISKLDPVSLQVLQTWNTSYPKRSAGEAFIICGTLYVTNGYSGGTKVHYAYQTNASTYEYIDIPFQNKYSHISMLDYNPKDRALYAWNNGHQILYNVTLFHVIRSDEL, encoded by the exons gtGTTGCCCACCAACCCCGAGGAGAGCTGGCAGGTTTATAGTTCTGCCCAAGACAGCGAGGGCAGGTGTATCTGCACAGTGGTCGCCCCCCAGCAGACCATGTGTTCACGGGACGCCCGCACGAAACAGCTCAGGCAGCTGCTGGAGAAG GTGCAGAACATGTCTCAGTCCATAGAGGTCCTGGACAGGCGGACTCAGAGAGACTTACAGTACGTGGAAAAGATGGAGAACCAGATGAAGGGGCTGGAGTCCAAGTTCAGACAGGTGGAGGAGAGCCACAGGCAGCACCTGGCCAGGCAGTTCAAG GCGATAAAAGCGAAAATGGATGAACTTAGGCCTTTGATACCTGTGTTGGAGGAGTACAAGGCCGATGCCAAATTGGTATTGCAGTTTAAAGAGGAGGTCCAGAACCTGACGTCAGTGCTTAACGAGCTGCAAGAGGAGATTGGCGCCTATGACTACGATGAACTGCAGAGCAGAGTGTCCAATCTTGAAGAAAGGCTCCGTGCATGCATGCAAAAACTAG CTTGTGGCAAGCTGACGGGCATCAGTGACCCCGTGACCATCAAGACCTCTGGCTCGAGGTTCGGGTCCTGGATGACAGACCCTCTGGCCCCAGAAGGGGATAACAGG GTTTGGTACATGGACGGCTACCACAACAACCGCTTCGTCCGCGAGTACAAGTCCATGGCCGACTTCATGACCACGGACAATTTCACGTCGCACCGCCTCCCGCACCCCTGGTCCGGCACGGGGCAGGTGGTCTACAATGGCTCCATCTACTTCAACAAGTTCCAAAGCCACATCGTCATCAGGTTCGACCTGAAGACGGAGGCCATCCTCAAGACGCGCAGCCTGGACTACGCCGGGTACAACAACATGTACCACTACGCCTGGGGCGGCCACTCGGACATCGACCTCATGGTGGACGAGAACGGGCTGTGGGCCGTCTACGCCACCAACCAGAACGCCGGCAACATCGTGATCAGCAAGCTGGACCCCGTGTCCCTGCAGGTGCTACAGACCTGGAACACGAGCTACCCCAAGCGCAGCGCCGGCGAGGCCTTCATCATCTGCGGGACCCTCTACGTCACCAACGGCTACTCGGGGGGCACCAAGGTCCACTACGCGTACCAGACCAACGCCTCCACCTACGAGTACATCGACATCCCCTTCCAGAACAAGTACTCCCACATCTCCATGTTGGATTACAACCCCAAGGACCGCGCCCTGTACGCCTGGAACAACGGCCACCAGATCCTCTACAACGTCACCCTGTTCCACGTCATCCGGTCCGATGAGTTGTAG